From the Amycolatopsis thermoflava N1165 genome, one window contains:
- a CDS encoding MFS transporter has product MTTHAATVQEHRLSPAQRKAIVAGAVGNTVEWVDWAVYATFAPVFAKQFFTPGNETTALLSTLAVFAVGFVMRPIGGAVLGAYADRHGRKKGLTLTISLMAGASLVIAACPTYSKIGVLAPIVLLLARLVQGFSAGGEFGSSSAFLIESAARGRRAFAGSWQQVSVGAGALIASLMGTVLNSTLSEAQLQSWGWRVAFGVAGLLGLVGLWLRRSVHETEAFTRIKDRPRGNPLVAMFRDHPKAALRVAGVTIAGTLIYYVWVTYMPTYAHLATGIPLRQALLANTLAIVVFLILLPFGGLLSDRIGRKPTMAAFAAGFLLFSWPAFHFLAADFWTLLLIEIVGMVLIVGYSANCAVIMAEQFPPEVRTTGIGLPYALAVAVFGGTAPYVTTWMNAEGFGHLVWLYVAIAAVIGLAVYTTMPETKGKEL; this is encoded by the coding sequence GTGACCACCCACGCCGCGACCGTCCAGGAGCACCGGCTCTCGCCGGCCCAGCGCAAGGCGATCGTCGCCGGCGCGGTCGGCAACACCGTCGAATGGGTCGACTGGGCCGTGTACGCGACCTTCGCCCCGGTGTTCGCCAAGCAGTTCTTCACGCCGGGAAACGAAACCACCGCGCTGCTGTCCACTTTGGCCGTGTTCGCGGTCGGGTTCGTGATGCGGCCCATCGGCGGCGCGGTGCTCGGCGCCTACGCCGACCGGCACGGCCGCAAGAAGGGCCTGACGCTGACCATCTCGCTGATGGCAGGCGCGTCGCTGGTGATCGCGGCGTGCCCGACCTACTCGAAGATCGGGGTGCTCGCGCCGATCGTGCTGCTGCTGGCCCGGCTGGTGCAGGGCTTCTCCGCCGGTGGCGAGTTCGGGTCGTCCTCGGCGTTCCTCATCGAGTCCGCGGCGCGCGGGCGGCGCGCGTTCGCCGGGTCCTGGCAGCAGGTTTCGGTCGGCGCGGGAGCGCTGATCGCGTCCCTGATGGGAACCGTGCTGAACTCGACTCTGTCCGAAGCGCAGCTGCAGAGCTGGGGCTGGCGGGTGGCGTTCGGCGTCGCCGGGCTGCTCGGCCTGGTCGGGCTGTGGCTGCGCCGCTCGGTGCACGAGACGGAGGCGTTCACTCGCATCAAGGACCGGCCGCGTGGCAACCCGCTGGTGGCGATGTTCCGCGACCACCCGAAGGCCGCGCTGCGGGTCGCCGGCGTGACGATCGCCGGCACGCTCATCTACTACGTGTGGGTCACCTACATGCCGACCTACGCGCACCTGGCGACCGGCATCCCGTTGCGGCAGGCGCTGCTGGCGAACACGCTCGCGATCGTGGTGTTCCTGATCCTGCTGCCTTTCGGCGGGCTGCTGTCCGACCGGATCGGCCGCAAGCCGACGATGGCCGCGTTCGCCGCCGGGTTCCTGCTGTTCTCCTGGCCGGCGTTCCACTTCCTGGCGGCGGACTTCTGGACGTTGCTGCTCATCGAGATCGTCGGCATGGTGCTGATCGTCGGGTACTCGGCCAACTGCGCGGTGATCATGGCCGAGCAGTTCCCGCCCGAGGTGCGCACGACCGGCATCGGGTTGCCCTACGCGCTGGCGGTCGCCGTGTTCGGCGGCACCGCGCCGTACGTGACGACCTGGATGAACGCCGAGGGGTTCGGGCATCTGGTGTGGCTGTACGTGGCGATCGCCGCGGTGATCGGCCTGGCCGTCTACACGACGATGCCGGAGACGAAGGGTAAGGAGCTGTAG
- a CDS encoding polysaccharide deacetylase family protein encodes MNDQLHPWQWDEPTWRGHVGRVRAGRPLRPSSWPGGARVAVALSFDSDHETPALRDGEVLPGKLAQGEYGARVGVPRILRLLERFSAPATFFMPAVSALLHDGEVKSYVDGGHEVALHGWIHERNTSLPPEAERDLAFRAADTLERLAGTRPVGIRTPSWDFSAATLAITRELGLAYDSSLMADDDCYELLADGEQTGVVELPVEWIRDDAPYFMMERFASLRPYTPPRGVLPIWRDEFDAAHAEGGLFQLTLHPHIIGHRSRMAVLTELLEHISGHDVWFATHAQVVAHVLAEQEAP; translated from the coding sequence GTGAACGACCAGCTCCACCCCTGGCAGTGGGACGAGCCCACCTGGCGCGGGCACGTCGGACGGGTGCGGGCCGGACGGCCCCTGCGGCCGTCGTCGTGGCCCGGCGGCGCGCGTGTGGCGGTCGCGCTGTCGTTCGACTCCGACCACGAGACACCCGCCCTGCGCGACGGCGAGGTGCTGCCCGGCAAGCTCGCGCAGGGCGAGTACGGCGCGCGCGTCGGCGTGCCGCGGATCCTGCGGTTGCTGGAGCGGTTCTCCGCGCCCGCGACGTTCTTCATGCCCGCGGTGTCGGCCCTGCTGCACGACGGCGAAGTGAAGTCCTATGTGGACGGCGGGCACGAGGTCGCACTGCACGGCTGGATCCACGAGCGCAACACGTCGCTGCCGCCGGAGGCCGAGCGTGACCTCGCCTTCCGCGCCGCGGACACGCTGGAGCGGCTGGCCGGCACCCGTCCGGTCGGCATCCGCACGCCGTCCTGGGACTTCTCGGCGGCCACGCTCGCCATCACCCGTGAGCTGGGGCTGGCCTACGACTCGTCGCTGATGGCCGACGACGACTGCTACGAGCTGCTGGCCGACGGCGAACAGACCGGGGTCGTCGAGCTGCCGGTGGAGTGGATCCGCGACGACGCGCCGTACTTCATGATGGAGCGCTTCGCGTCGCTGCGCCCGTACACGCCGCCGCGCGGCGTGCTGCCCATCTGGCGCGACGAGTTCGACGCCGCACACGCCGAGGGCGGACTGTTCCAGCTGACCCTGCACCCGCACATCATCGGCCACCGCTCGCGGATGGCCGTGCTGACCGAGCTGCTGGAGCACATCAGCGGCCACGACGTCTGGTTCGCCACCCACGCCCAGGTCGTCGCCCACGTCCTCGCCGAGCAGGAGGCACCGTGA